One stretch of Leishmania infantum JPCM5 genome chromosome 24 DNA includes these proteins:
- a CDS encoding putative ubiquitin-conjugating enzyme e2: MHGGSSNSGAAARLQKELVEVMMSDAEGISAYPEDDNLFRWIGSVKGVPNTPYEELEYNLLLVFPPNYPYEAPTVTFMTPCFHPNVDTRGAICLDILKEKWSAVYSVSSILLSIQNLLNNPNNESPLNNHAAQLWHDREQFTIAVRATHGGAPGS, from the coding sequence atgcacggcggcagcagcaacagcggggcagcggcgcggctgcaaaAGGAGCTCGTAGAGGTGATGATGAGTGATGCCGAGGGCATCTCCGCCTACCCGGAGGACGACAACCTATTCCGCTGGATCGGCAGCGTCAAGGGCGTACCGAATACGCCGTATGAGGAGCTCGAGTACAACTTGCTGCTTGTTTTTCCGCCCAACTACCCGTACGAGGCGCCCACTGTCACATTCATGACGCCGTGCTTCCACCCGAACGTAGATACGCGTGGGGCCATCTGCCTCGACATCCTCAAGGAGAAATGGTCGGCCGTCTACTCGGTGAGCTCCATCTTGCTGTCCATCCAGAACCTACTCAACAACCCGAACAACGAGTCACCGCTGAACAATCATGCCGCGCAGCTCTGGCACGACAGGGAGCAGTTCACCATCGCTGTGCGGGCCACTCACGGTGGAGCGCCAGGCTCTTAG
- a CDS encoding ML protein produces the protein MVSDGAQKSGPVPGDHVDQLLEEYLRVINDKDDQLHRLLRQLQDQEAAAGQREEGHTAKQRQLSEQLQSKSKKLKEMQAQSARDEEATRKLVLNSEALKKQLQESEEHAKSHAVAAAEAAAKLHRLECELSNAQATLAAVQAQKTKCDEGWAATQLQLEAQTAAVADLKGELEVAKRTLGEARSHAQQLQARIQEMMPIHEHTSALAALEAKSASERVKSNQDIEKLQEALSSGEIDHRTTKQELRKAQQDVEELTALLQTTTKSLDTTKHQLMTADLTKQQTERELREEAARCRRAQMESAERVGELERSLARSQEVLQRTTAELQAACAQHERYKAVSEKAHEGVQAQNRTLQEQLRQSQDEADRARRLLETRERAISDSADSLARVREEATRTQAELRERLATATAAAASRAEECDRLQHQLSRAQSELADAQRRTAADEHSLAQKLEELQAGVQRLHLQLRDKEEETRRAELVHGKELQKLQHDHAFAVEDMRRRHESEVQDLHARLELARAELSERAGGSKGLEKELHHVAEVRQSMRSEMSRLQNAIEAKEMIIQGLQREADKQQAEVAQLTQRLAAHERSEGVLRQRIEEAERAQLDSKAARERAEESVVAIRKTAEVNAATLAAVEAQLSEKDGAIAALRMEVRECVEAKQVAFKEVMQEKANCDKLTLSLKATEERFDKAEMELRVALQEQQRLQRCVDEKSKELRRLKEEGELRDADCARLARHAEDVESLAKRTAEELRQTIHERDDTIQRLRSEQATVLPHLNEEKGKSLVLLEKLQHQQELSRMHMDNAQQRIRSLEEAVAAREAEVAALQCDKARAEQQLLEVQAQVTTLTGTLDSREHKYQQRKEEVQKALQQVEEVKAATVVALERAEGQTAAANAIRERYKAEKAKMEVLLQRMEERVRASAKREEEDRQREADLMEKLTETEEALRRAQDTVDSRVSEVKARYEEMRRQQEESFRDATNGAVAAEKLATSLQMQLREVQRRALTAEGSYRELQRHVAASRALALEEYAEEATEMKRACMELVLRAHSGTVSRAASVAKDSWSVAQKIAADLCEGARDTERHLTRLQLKHKAELQAVEEAHQRRMEAAAAEHHEEVARVQRELAEAERCVLALKEAAQRTDSDREQRTHALKDSLERVTALLEMEKRQTASLHERVAADEAKRSSDARAAEEARRNLQHHYDKLKRQLDDRVVEQKHNEDELRELRAEVAALQRVLGETRREAKQEADRVTKEQERLMAAVEAREVAEQRCGELQKQINFMRGQLETARLSHERVVAEHQATQRTRDVRLEAAQAELATAVAERRRYQREGESLEQRVKELTKEVQTLRQHEADILGQLQSYKAETSALRERCANVESLKNISEASLAETQARERDLMEKIEELRNAQQLMQLCFDKQQEQLEVGRRLRQQDALQGPRFSS, from the coding sequence atgGTCTCCGATGGGGCACAGAAGAGTGGGCCAGTACCGGGCGACCACGTTGACCAGCTCCTAGAGGAGTACCTGCGAGTCATCAACGACAAGGATGACCAGCTTCACCGTCTGCTCCGACAACTGCAAGATCAAGAGGCAGCTGCCgggcagagggaggaaggcCACACCGCAAAGCAGAGACAGCTttcggagcagctgcagagcaaGAGCAAAAAACTAAAGGAGATGCAGGCGCAGTCCGCGCGTGATGAGGAGGCGACTCGCAAACTCGTGCTCAACTCGGAGGCCCTCAAGAAGCAACTgcaggagagcgaggagCACGCCAAGAGCCACGCGGTTGCGGCAGCTGAAGCCGCGGCAAAGCTTCACCGACTGGAATGTGAATTGTCCAACGCCCAGGCCACCCTTGCGGCGGTACAGGCCCAAAAAACGAAATGCGACGAGGGATGGGCGGCAAcccagctgcagctggaggcgcagaccgctgctgtcgcggaCCTCAAGGGTGAGCTGGAGGTAGCTAAGCGGACACTAGGTGAGGCTCGGTcacatgcgcagcagctgcaggcgcgcatTCAGGAAATGATGCCGATTCACGAGCACACGTCGGCGCTCGCCGCACTCGAGGCAAAGTCGGCGAGTGAGCGTGTAAAGAGCAATCAAGACATAGAAAAACTGCAAGAAGCGCTCTCTAGCGGCGAGATAGATCACCGTACGACGAAGCAGGAGCTTCGGAAAGCGCAGCAAGACGTGGAGGAGTTGACGGCCTTGCTACAGACCACCACGAAGTCGCTCGATACCACTAAGCACCAGCTCATGACGGCGGACTTGACGAAGCAGCAAACGGAACgagagctgcgcgaggaggcagcgcggtgccggcgagcgCAGATGGAGTCTGCCGAGCGCGTTGGTGAGCTGGAGCGGTCCTTGGCGCGATCGCAAGAGGTGCTCCAGCGCACcacggcggagctgcaggcaGCCTGCGCCCAACACGAGCGCTACAAGGCGGTATCGGAAAAGGCGCACGAGGGGGTGCAGGCACAAAACcgcacgctgcaggagcagctgcggcaatCTCAGGACGAGGCGGACCGCGCGCGTCGGCTACTCGAGACCCGAGAGCGGGCGatcagcgacagcgccgactCTCTAGCTCGCGTTCGTGAGGAGGCGACTCGCACGCAAGCAGAGCTGCGTGAGAGGCTGGCCACTgccacggctgccgcggcttcTCGAGCTGAGGAGTGTGATCGTCTGCAGCACCAACTGAGCCGCGCGCAGTCGGAGCTGGCGGATGCGCaacggcgcactgctgccgaCGAGCATAGCCTGGCGCagaagctggaggagctgcaggccgGTGTGCAGCGTCTTCATCTGCAGCTCCGagacaaggaggaggagacgcgcCGTGCCGAGCTCGTTCACGGcaaggagctgcagaagcttCAGCACGACCACGCATTCGCCGTAGAAGacatgcggcgccgccacgagAGCGAGGTGCAGGACTTGCACGCGCGGCTGGAgctcgcgcgcgcggagCTAAGTGAGAGGGCGGGTGGATCAAAGGGGCTGGAGAAAGAACTCCATCACGTCGCGGAGGTGCGGCAGAGCATGCGGAGCGAGATGAGCCGCCTGCAAAACGCCATCGAAGCGAAGGAGATGATCATTCAGGGCCTACAGCGCGAGGCCGATAAGCAGCAGGCAGAGGTTGCCCAGCTCACGCAACGCTTGGCCGCGCATGAGAGGAGTGAAGGCGTCCTGCGGCAGCGTAttgaggaggcggagcgggctCAACTGGACTCCAAggcagcaagagaaagagcagAGGAGAGCGTGGTGGCCATCAGGAAAACCGCAGAGGTGAACGCCGCCACCCTTGCTGCGGTGGAGGCCCAGCTGAGCGAGAAGGACggtgccatcgccgccctccgTATGGAGGTGAGGGAGTGCGTAGAGGCGAAGCAGGTGGCCTTCAAGGAGGTCATGCAGGAGAAGGCGAACTGTGACAAGCTAACACTCTCCTTGAAGGCAACGGAGGAGCGGTTTGACAAGGCTGAGATGGAGCTGCGTGTCGCCTTGCAGGAGCAACAGCGGttgcagcgctgcgtcgacGAGAAGTcgaaggagctgcggcgcctcaaggaggagggggaacTGCGCGATGCGGACTGTGCACGCCTTGCACGCCACGCAGAGGACGTGGAGTCGCTTGCCAAGCGCACTGctgaggagctgcgccagaCGATCCACGAGCGTGACGACACTAttcagcgcctgcgcagcgagcaGGCGACGGTACTTCCCCACCTTAACGAAGAGAAGGGCAAGAGTCTTGTTCTGCTAGAAAAGTtgcagcatcagcaggaGCTTAGCCGCATGCACATGGACAACgcccagcagcgcatccgcagcctggaggaggccgtggcggcgcgagaggcggaggtggccgcgCTTCAATGCGACAAGGcgcgcgccgagcagcagcttctaGAGGTTCAAGCACAAGTGACAACGCTCACCGGCACCCTCGACAGTCGTGAGCATAAGTACCAGCAGCGCAAGGAGGAGGTccagaaggcgctgcagcaggtggagGAAGTCAAGGCAGCTACAGTGGTGGCGCTTGAGCGTGCCGAGGGGcagacagccgccgccaacgcgaTTCGCGAGAGGTACAAGGCGGAAAAGGCGAAGATGGAGGTCCTCTTGCAGCGCATGGaggagcgggtgcgggcgtcggcgaagcgcgaggaggaggatcgTCAGCGGGAAGCCGACCTGATGGAGAAGCTcacggagacggaggaggcgctgcggcgagcgCAGGACACCGTGGACTCACGTGTCAGTGAGGTGAAGGCGCGTTACGAAGAGATGCGCCGCCAACAGGAGGAGTCGTTCCGCGACGCCACGAACGGTGCCGTGGCTGCCGAGAAGCTCGCGACCTCTTTGCAaatgcagctgcgcgaggtgcagcgcagAGCGCTGACTGCAGAGGGTAGCTaccgcgagctgcagcgccacgtcgcAGCGTCCCGAGCTCTGGCACTGGAGGAGtacgcggaggaggcaacGGAAATGAAGCGAGCGTGCATGGAACTTGTtctgcgtgcgcacagcggcaccgtgtCCCGCGCCGCAAGCGTTGCCAAGGACAGCTGGTCTGTCGCCCAGAAGATAGCAGCCGATCTCTGCGAAGGCGCGAGGGACACGGAGCGGCATCTGACGCGCCTTCAGTTGAAACacaaggcggagctgcaagccgtcgaggaggcgcaccagcggcggatggaggctgccgcggcagagcACCACGAGGAAGTTGCGCGTGTTCAGAGAGAGCTGGCTGAGGCGGAGCGGTGCGTGCTGGCACTCAaagaagcagcgcagcgcaccgacagcgaccgagagcagcgcacgcacgccttgAAGGACTCTCTGGAACGCGTGACAGCGTTGCTGGAGATGGAGAAACGCCAGACGGCCTCCCTGCACGAGAGGGTGGCTGCAGATGAGGCGAAGCGCAGCAGTGatgcgcgcgctgccgaggaggcgcgtcGAAACCTGCAGCACCATTACGACAAGCTAAAGCGTCAGCTGGATGATCGAGTCGTGGAGCAGAAGCACAACGAGGACGAGCTTCGGGAGCTGCGTGCAGAAGTTGCCGCGCTGCAACGCGTGCTGGGCGAGACAAGGCGGGAGGCGAAGCAAGAGGCCGACAGGGTCACGAAGGAGCAGGAGCGATTGATGGCCGCCGTTGAGGCCCGCGAAGTcgcggagcagcgctgcggcgagctGCAAAAGCAGATAAACTTCATGCGCGGACAGCTCGAGACGGCGCGGCTGAGCCAcgagcgcgtcgtcgccgagcaTCAGGCGACCCAGCGGACCCGTGATGTGCGACTCGAGGCAGCGCAAGCAGAGCTCGCCACTGCCGTTGCCGAGAGGCGCAGGTACCAGCGCGAGGGGGAGAGCCTGGAGCAGCGGGTGAAGGAGCTGACAAAAGAGGTACAaacgctgcgccagcacgaGGCAGACATCCTCGGGCAGCTGCAGTCATACAAGGCGGAAACCTCAGCGCTGCGTGAGCGGTGCGCGAACGTGGAGTCGCTCAAGAACATTAGCGAGGCCTCCCTCGCCGAAACGCAAGCGCGCGAGCGAGACCTGATGGAGAAgatcgaggagctgcgcaacgcCCAGCAGCTCATGCAGCTGTGCTTTGACAAACaacaggagcagctggaAGTGGGCCgacgcctccgccagcaggACGCGCTGCAGGGGCCTCGGTTTTCCTCGTAG
- a CDS encoding putative 60S ribosomal protein L12 codes for MPPKFDPNQEIIVVVRAVGGEVAATASLAPKVGPLGLNAKKIGEDIAKCTKDWKGLKVTCELRVKNRVATVVVTPSVASRLIRALKEPPRDRKKVKNIKHSGNIPFAEIIKIAKESQPKSMGSDLKAVVMEVLGTAVSIGCTVDGESPLDIQAKVREGKLKVPN; via the coding sequence ATGCCGCCGAAGTTCGACCCCAACCAGGAGATCATCGTGgtggtgcgcgccgtcgGTGGTGAGGTGGCTGCGACAGCCTCCCTGGCCCCCAAGGTCGGTCCTCTCGGTCTCAACGCCAAGAAGATTGGTGAGGATATCGCCAAGTGCACCAAGGACTGGAAGGGTTTGAAGGTTACCTGCGAGCTGCGCGTCAAGAACCGTGTGGcaacggtggtggtgacgccgTCCGTGGCGTCTCGCCTCATCCGCGCACTAAAGGAGCCGCCGCGCGACCGCAAGAAGGTCAAGAACATCAAGCATAGCGGCAACATCCCGTTCGCGGAGATCATCAAGATCGCCAAGGAGTCGCAGCCCAAGTCCATGGGTAGCGATCTCAAGGCCGTCGTGATGGAGGTGCTTGGCACGGCCGTGTCCATCGGCTGCACCGTCGATGGCGAGAGCCCGCTCGACATCCAGGCGAAGGTCCGGGAGGGCAAACTGAAGGTCCCCAACTAG
- a CDS encoding hypothetical predicted multi-pass transmembrane protein, producing MNELERKRRTFRIWLAIYIIFALAYLSGVLLFCFVHQNYWACGGFVVVILLIALRVALLATPQYRLYKIFPPCSFNRIAYQTFFLCACLVGISLGVWLMARGIKHRQSWTARSYFCGMTGMWMAAKWSYIVTVPIYDLREDTLEEDALIRLGLIDSGKDKASGSNEPVTLKANCA from the coding sequence ATGAACGAGTTggagcggaagcggcgcacgTTCCGCATTTGGCTGGCGATCTACATAATATTCGCCCTGGCCTACCTCTCGGGCGTGCTACTTTTTTGCTTTGTGCACCAGAACTACTGGGCCTGTGGCGGCTTCGTCGTCGTGATTCTGTTGATCGCCCTGCGCGTGGCGCTCTTGGCGACGCCGCAGTACCGCCTGTACAAGATTTTCCCTCCCTGCAGTTTCAACCGCATTGCATACCAGACGTTCTTTCTTTGCGCTTGCCTGGTTGGGATCAGTCTGGGGGTGTGGCTCATGGCGAGGGGCATTAAGCATCGCCAGTCCTGGACAGCGCGCTCGTACTTTTGTGGAATGACCGGCATGTGGATGGCGGCGAAGTGGAGCTACATCGTGACTGTGCCCATCTACGACCTGCGAGAGGATACACTCGAGGAGGACGCGCTTATCAGGCTTGGCCTCATTGATTCAGGGAAAGACAAGGCGTCTGGCAGCAACGAACCGGTGACGTTAAAGGCGAACTGTGCATAG